In the Methanothermobacter sp. K4 genome, ATGAATCCGCTTGACCTCATTGAGGGATTAGGTGAAGATTTTGCTGGTGATGGTTATGAATCCGCTTGACCTCATTAACCTTACAAACACAGGAATTTTCGTGATATTCACAGGTGCCGCAGGCATCATACTCCTTCCAAGGCCCCTTGATAAGATAATAATGTTCTCTCTACTCCAGGGGGGCTTTGTGATGGTCCTCGCGGCAGCCAGGTACCTTGACGTGGCCACGGCAGCGGCCCTCTTCGACCCAATATCAACTGTGATACTGCTCATGGCTGTTATGAGAATAAATGATGTGAGGGCAGCGAGGGGTGAGGATCTTGTCTGATGTTAATGTGTACTCTGATGTGAGGGCAGCGAGGGGTGAGGATCTTGTCTGATGTCCACTTAATGGATGTAAGAGGTGGGAAACTTGCTTGAAACCCAGATATGGTTCTATGCAGGGGCCGCCCTTGTAATAATAGGCTCCATTGCAACCGTCACAGGTCCCGGTGTAAGGGACCCCATCGTCAGGATACTGAACACTGAGATACCGGCGGTTGGTGTTTCACTCATATTCCTCACCTACAACCACACACTGGCACTCCTCACCTTCATAGCGGCCACAACAATCATGACACTTGTACTCCTCAGGGCCGTCATAAGGCTCGAGGAGATGGGGGTGGAAGGATGAGCCTTGGAAGAATCCTCAACGAACTGGCGAACCCCAAGAGGATACCCCGTCTATTCGCCTTCTCACTTGGACTCGTGCTCCTTGTGGGTTTTCTGGTGCCTTTAACACTGAATGAGAATCAGCTCTACCCGAGGCCACTTCCACAGGAGCAGATTAACAGCAAGGACCCCCTGGCACCCTACGACCGTGGGGGAGTTCCACTCAAGGAACCAGGTAACGTGAAGTCCCAGTACCCCCAGTTTGAGGTTAACCTGGGTAAGATCACAGCCTATCTATCGCCAGTGGCGATAGCTCTAAAGGGCCTGACCTACTACTTCGGGACCTCAATATACTCATCCCCCGGGGGCCTCATAGATGAGATACTCTACTACACCAGGGGCCTTGACACGGTCCTCGAGTCAAGCATACTCATGATGGCATTCACCATAGCGTCATGGGTCGCCCTTAACTTCACCATGAGGAGGCGTAAACCATGATGGTACCGGAATTCACAGTTTCACTCTTCGTCCCGGCGGTCTACACGGGACTCATAGCAGGGTTCATAGCGCTCCTCGGAATATCATTCCAGAAGAACGACCTCAGCGCACTCATAATCACAGATATAGTGGGAATAGCCATGCTCGTCATCGTTGCAGCGGTTGGAACCGACCTGGCGGAGGCCCTCATACTCCCCGGCCTGGTGGTTGAACTGGCGGAGATAATGGCCATCTCAGAGATACTCATCTCAAGGGAGATGAGGATCCGGGGGGAGGTGGAGGAGATTGAACACGTCCCCATGGAACTTGAGGTCTTCCGGACCGCCCCCAACTTCCTGGCCCTTGTACTCATAGCCTACGGTGTGTTCCTCACAGGTTTCACAGGGGGTGCGGTTGCAGGTGCAGGTGTGCTGTTCTACGCTGCAACCAGGAAGGCCCGTGGCCTGCCGGTGGCTGAGTGGAATGGTATAGCTGGTGTCTCAGGTATAACCTGGTGCCTCTGGCTTGCAGGTTTCATAATATTCTTCACAGCACCACAGCTCTGGCTCCCCGCCCTATTCCTTTCAGGTTGCGGTATACTGATCAAGGTGGCGAGCAAGATGGGCCTCATCGGGGTCCTTGCAAGGGAGGAGATCATGGAAGCAGGGGGTGATGAATGATGGATATAGCATCCCTTGGTGGTGAGCTGCTGGGCCAGATACCCTTCGGGGACATAGTTCTTTACCTCACACCATTCAACCTCTTCATGTTTGCATCTGTCCTCATATTCACATTCCTCATAGCCATAAGCTGGACAGAGATCCAGGTTGAGGCGGAGTTCGGGACACTGGGTAACCGGAGGGTTGAGGTTGACACCGCCGAGTTCAGGATCAGGAGGTTCCTTGCAATCGTCTGTGGACTTGCAACCGCAGGTGCGATGGTTACAGGTGACCTCTTCAACTTCACACTCTTCGTGGCACTCATCGGGATAGTGAACATTGGTATAGTCTCAGCGGTGAGACAGGTGGATGTGCTTGATGCGGCATTCCAGTATGGCCTGATAGCAATGATGGCCTCACTCCCCCTCTTTGGGGGCGCGGCCATGGTGCTTGGTTCATCCGGTACACTGAGCCTACTTGAACTCTCCCATATGGGGGGAAACCAGATGATAGGCTTCGCGAGCATCCTGCTCCTGATGGGGGTTATCGGTGAGACCGGTGTTGCACCTTTCTATGCAACCAAGGCGGAGATGTTCCGCACACCGGGTTCGCCCTTCATACTCATAATACACCTCAGCTCCCTCCTGGTGATTGTGAGGGCAATTGAGGTTTTACTGATAGTTGCACTCTGAAGGTGAGATCATGAATAAACTTAAAGCAGGAAGCCTTACTGCCATGATACTCTCAGCAGGCGGGATAATCTATGCCCTCATATTCAACCCACCGGCGTGGGTGGTGTATGGTGTGGCAATATTCCTCATTCCGGTCTTCATACTCTCAGTGGGGATACTCTCCATGGCGGAGCCAGAGAAGGATGAGGCTGATGAGAGGGTTAACGAACCATTCATAGGGTACTGATGATTTCATGTTGCGGTGATGAGATGAATCTGATGGGAAACATCATAGTTAACGTTGCTGGAACCATTCACGTTGCGGTGATGAGATGAATCTGATGGGAAACATCATAGTTAACGTTACAATAGCATTTCTGGTGGGTAGCCTGCTTCTGGGGTTCCAGAGGAAGGTTATGGCGAGGATACAGAGGAGACCCGGTCCCCCTGTTATACAGCACCTCCTCCACACCCTCAAGTTCTACATAAAGGAGTCATCGTTCCCCAGGACGGCTGCCATGCCATTCTATGTGGCGATAGCGGCGACACTCTGCGGTATCTGGGTGAGCGCTGTCATTGTGGGGCCCGTGCTTGAGGGTTCACTCCTGCTCTTCTTCGGGATATACGCCCTCCACAAGATCGTTGAGCACAATGCAGGATCATCATCCGGTTCACCGTACGGTAAGCTCAGCTGTGTCCGTGCAGTGTTCTCTGCTGCAGCCGAGCTGCCACTCTTTGCGGTGCTCGCCATCATATACCTGGAGACCAGGACGATGATAATATCGGACATCATAGGCTACCAGAGCATCCACGGGCCACTCATACTTGAGCTCCCCCTGGCGGCCATGATGTTCTTTGTACTCATACTCTCAAAGGCACCGTACTCACCATTCTCCATAACCAAGGGTAAGGACATAATATCAGGATATGAAACAGAGCACTTCGGGGTCCTCAGGGGGTACCTGATGATCTCAGAGTCCATAGCATGGTACATGCTCCTGTGGATATTCCTCACGGTATTCATAGGCAGTCTGAGTCTGCCGCTCTACATCCTGGGAATGGTGATAATCACGGCGGTGACGGCATTCATAAACGCAACAACACCCATGCTGAACCCCAACCACTCTGTGGCCATACAGGTCCTCCTTGCATTTGTAGGTATAGCCGGGTCCATCATTCTTATGCTTGTAATGTGATAGTAATTTAGAGAGGGGATTTAATGGAGAAAGGTCTAACGGTACTCACGGCACTTGTCGCAGGTGGAGTAATAATCGTGAGCATGCTTGCAGCCATCCTGCAGAGGATATCTGTAATACCGGTCACAGTTCTTGCAGCCATATTCGTGGTGCTCCTGCTCATGTCGGGCAGTGAAAGGTTCTCTGAACTCTCAGAGGAACTTGAAAGGGTTGCCTTCTTCGCGGCACTGGCACTCTTCATAATTTCATTCCTGGTCCTCTACAGACCAGTATAATCAAATTCACTGGTGATAGTATTGTATGAAATGTACCTGGTATACACGGTTTCCTTTATCGCTGGCTCGGTAATAGGTTTGCTCTTAAGCTACCGGAAGTACAGGGAGCCATTTGTGAAGGAAAAAATAGACCCACTGGCACTTATAGTGGCCCTTGTGGGGTGGGTTGTACTTGTGAATGCGGCCCTGGCACCCTTCACCCCCCTTTTAAGGACTGCAGGGTTCTTCATGGTAGCCCTGGTTGCCGGTATGAGGCCAGGGTATGGTAGATACGAGACGGTCATAGGGGCTGCGGTGGCATTCATCATATGGATCCTGGCTGGAACCCCGGGGTGGTAGTTATGGATGAAGGAGAACTCATGAGGCTCATGAAGAGGAGGATAATTGAAAGTTACCGGTGGCAGGAGGATGTTGTGAAGCCACTCTCCAAGGAACTTGAACTTGACCTGGAGGAGTTCCAGGAGATACTCATGGATAAACTGGACATGTCCAGCCTTGAGGCCCTCCACCCCAGATTCGAGTCTGCAAGGCCAAGGTGCATAAAGGAGAGGCTGCACAGTGACCTCCAGCTCTGCTGGCTCGTGGATGTCATGGAGATCGTGGATGCTGAGGATGCAGAAACACTCAAGGATGAGATAACCGGAATGATCCTTGCGGGAACTGAATATCAGGAGGCCCTTGCTGAGGGGAAGAGGAGGCTCCATGAGATACTCCGAGCTGAAGCTTAACNNNNNNNNNNNNNNNNNNNNNNNNNNNNNNNNNNNNNNNNNNNNNNNNNNNNNNNNNNNNNNNNNNNNNNNNNNNNNNNNNNNNNNNNNNNNNNNNNNACATGATCATAAAAGAGTATATGTAGAGGTAAAGAAATGTTGGATGCCCTTAAAAGCTTAACATGATCATAAAAGAGTATATGTAGAGGTAAAGAAATGTTGGATGCCCTTAAAAGTATTCTGAGGAAAACATCAATCCATGTGTGTCTTGTGAACACAGGGGGGTGCAACGGCTGCGACATAGAGGTCCTTGCACTCCTATCACCCAGATATGACCTTGAACAGTACGGTATATACGTCCACCAGAACCCAAGGGAGGCTGACGTGATACTGGTGACCGGTGCCGTTACAGAGCAGTGGAGGGAGAAGCTTCAGAGGATATACAGCAAGGCACCTGAGCCAAAGATAGTGGTGGCCCTGGGTAACTGCCCCATCTCAGGGGACGTGTTCAACCAGGAGGGTGGGAGCGTCTATGCACCGGTCTCTGACTTCATACCGGTGGACGCCGAGGTCCCTGGTTGCCCTCCAAGGCCCTCCGAGATACTTGAGGCCATACTATCGGTGGCACCCGATGCAATAGCAGAGAGGGGGAGGAAGAGATGATACTGCCACTTGGACCCATGCACCCCGGCTACAAGGAGCCCATAAGGCTCAAGGTGAAGACCAGGGGTGAGAAGGTTCTGAAGGCCGAGATAGAGTACGGATACGTCCACAGGGGAATAGAGAGGGTGATGAGGAACAAGACCTGGCAGAAGGCCATATACCTCTCTGAGCGTGTCTGCGGAATATGCTCATACATACACACACAGACCTTTGCAGAGGCCTTCGAGGCAATCTCTGAGGTGGAGGCCCCACCAAGGGCCCAGTTCCTCCGTGCCCTTACAAACGAACTTGACAGGATACAGAGCCACCTAATCGCAAATTCGACCTACTTCAAGGCCCTTGACCATGAGACCATGTTCATGTACATGCTGGCCCTGAGGGAGCCTGTAATGGATGCCATCGAGTTACTCACAGGTAACCGTGTCAACATGGGCTGGAATGTTGTGGGGGGTGTGAGGATGGACGCCTCAGAGGATCACCTCTCAAGGATAAGGGAGATCATAGTGGACCTTGAAAGGGAATTCGACCGCTACGTTGAAATGTTCGAGCACGGACCGCTCATAGGGCTCAGGTCAAGGGACGTGGGTTACATGAGCCAGGAGGAGGCAGAGAAGGCCCGTTCAGTGGGACCCATAGGAAGGGCCTCAGGTATAAGGTATGACTTCAGGGAGGACCACCCAACCTACAGGGACCACCTGGACTTCAGGACAATCTGGAGGGATGAGGGAGACAACTTTGCAAGGGTCATGAACCGCTTCGATGAGGTAAGGGTCTCCATTGACCTGATAAAGCAGATCATAGACAATATCCCATCCGGCCCTGTGAGGAAGAAGGTGGATGTGAAGGCAGGGTATGGTGAGTGGAGAAACGAGGCACCCCGGGGCGAGGTGGCCTACATGATTGAGACCAACGGCAACCTCATAAAGAACATCTCCATAAGGACCCCCAGCATCATGAACATCGATGCCTGTGCAAAGTACATGCTACGGGACGTTGCAACCGTTGCAGATGCCATTGCAACCTATGCCAGCGCAGACCCCTGCATTGCATGTGCAGAGAGGGTCGTGGTCCTGGACGAGAATCAGGGAAAGAGGGAGATACTGCTCTAAAAAATTGATCATGTTGATGTCCTATGTCCTCTGTAATATGGTACCTCTACGAGTTTGCCCGTAAATCATGGGCAGAGAAATTTGCAAATGCACATACAGAACACGAGATCCTTGAAAAACCCGAAAGATTCAGGGATTTCCCCACAGTACATAAGGAGTACTGTATAGGCTGCGGGGCCTGCACCACCGCATGCCCTGCCCCTGGCGCGATAAAACTGGTCCGCGATACCGACACCCCTGAGGAGGAGGGCCTGACCTACCCGGTGATAGTGAAGGGGGCATGTATCAGGTGTGGATTCTGCGCCGAGGTCTGCCCCACCGACCCCAAGACCATAGAATGCGGTGAAAACCACCTCATAAGGGAAGAGTTCACAATCGTGCCCTCCGAGAAACTCTACGTGATAGACGATTACCTCTGCATACGCTGCAAGAAATGCCTGAAGGCCTGTCCGGTTGATGCCATCGTTGAGGAGGACGGCAGGGTCGAGATTGACCAGAGCAGGTGCATAGCATGCGGTGACTGCCTTGAGAAGTGTCCAGTTAAGGGTGCCCTCAAGAGGATACACGTGGCATACGTTGAGGAGCAGAAGATGGTTATAAACCTGGCTGTCAATGAACTGGAGGCGGCCATCGAGGAGCGCAGTGATGATATAAAGAAACTCGGGGCCGGTGAGGTCTACAGGATGAACCAACCCCTCAGACCCCTCCTTGAAAGGGCCCTGGAGGTTCTGCCCGATGAGGAGATCACCAGGGACATCCTTGAGATGATAACAGACCGCCTCAAGATGAGGATCATAACCTGGAGCCCCGAGAAGTGTGTTCAGTGCAGGCTATGCGTCGATGAGTGCCCATCAGGTGCCATAACCTACTCGGAGGATGAGGGAGTCGTAAGGGACCCTGAGAAGTGCCTCAGGTGCAGCACATGCTACCAGACCTGTCCATTCGGTGTTGCCGGCTACTACGTTGCAAGGTTCCTCATTGATGAGTCCAACGGTGAGGAGGTAATCAGGATCACCATAAAACCGGCGGCGCTTCCTGTAAAGTGATGAGGAGATGATAACATTCCAGCTGCAGCAAAACCCGTAAAGCCCCTGAGGGAAGTTGACGTTGACTATGAAATCGACCATGAGAAGTGCAGGAGTTGCCCTGATAAGCCCTGCCTGAATGTATGCCCCGTGGATGCCGTGCACATCGACCCCGACACAGGGGAGGTTGAAATCGATGACCGCTGCTTCGGCTGCGTCCTCTGCAGGGAGGCCTGCCCCTACGATGCCATAAGGATGAAGACAATCCTCGGGGAGCCCATAAGGGAGAACGTCCCGGTTATAAACCCCAGGATCTGTCGTGGCTGCGGTGCCTGTGTATCTGCCTGCAGGACAGGGGCAATACACCTGGCCTCATCAGGGGAGACCGGGGTTCACAGTGAGATAGATGAGGATAAATGTGTCAGGTGCGGCTACTGTGCAAGGGCATGCCCCACAGAGGCCATAAAATACGGTGAGATTCTCCCACGCTCGGTGGTGGGTGGAAAGGCTGTTGTGGTTAACCAGAGGGACTGCATAGGCTGCATGACCTGCACCAGGGTCTGCCCATCCAGGGGCGCCATAAAGGTGGGTAAGATAAACAGGCTCCCCTACATAGACCCATCATACTGTGCAAGGTGCGAGGAGTGCATGGATGTCTGCCCATCAGCAGCCATAAAGTACTCCTCCAGAA is a window encoding:
- a CDS encoding proton-conducting transporter membrane subunit, with the protein product MDIASLGGELLGQIPFGDIVLYLTPFNLFMFASVLIFTFLIAISWTEIQVEAEFGTLGNRRVEVDTAEFRIRRFLAIVCGLATAGAMVTGDLFNFTLFVALIGIVNIGIVSAVRQVDVLDAAFQYGLIAMMASLPLFGGAAMVLGSSGTLSLLELSHMGGNQMIGFASILLLMGVIGETGVAPFYATKAEMFRTPGSPFILIIHLSSLLVIVRAIEVLLIVAL
- a CDS encoding DUF2108 domain-containing protein, translating into MNPLDLINLTNTGIFVIFTGAAGIILLPRPLDKIIMFSLLQGGFVMVLAAARYLDVATAAALFDPISTVILLMAVMRINDVRAARGEDLV
- a CDS encoding EhaG family protein — encoded protein: MMVPEFTVSLFVPAVYTGLIAGFIALLGISFQKNDLSALIITDIVGIAMLVIVAAVGTDLAEALILPGLVVELAEIMAISEILISREMRIRGEVEEIEHVPMELEVFRTAPNFLALVLIAYGVFLTGFTGGAVAGAGVLFYAATRKARGLPVAEWNGIAGVSGITWCLWLAGFIIFFTAPQLWLPALFLSGCGILIKVASKMGLIGVLAREEIMEAGGDE
- a CDS encoding 4Fe-4S binding protein — translated: MSSVIWYLYEFARKSWAEKFANAHTEHEILEKPERFRDFPTVHKEYCIGCGACTTACPAPGAIKLVRDTDTPEEEGLTYPVIVKGACIRCGFCAEVCPTDPKTIECGENHLIREEFTIVPSEKLYVIDDYLCIRCKKCLKACPVDAIVEEDGRVEIDQSRCIACGDCLEKCPVKGALKRIHVAYVEEQKMVINLAVNELEAAIEERSDDIKKLGAGEVYRMNQPLRPLLERALEVLPDEEITRDILEMITDRLKMRIITWSPEKCVQCRLCVDECPSGAITYSEDEGVVRDPEKCLRCSTCYQTCPFGVAGYYVARFLIDESNGEEVIRITIKPAALPVK
- a CDS encoding energy-converting hydrogenase A, subunit K, translating into MEKGLTVLTALVAGGVIIVSMLAAILQRISVIPVTVLAAIFVVLLLMSGSERFSELSEELERVAFFAALALFIISFLVLYRPV
- a CDS encoding DUF1959 domain-containing protein; protein product: MDEGELMRLMKRRIIESYRWQEDVVKPLSKELELDLEEFQEILMDKLDMSSLEALHPRFESARPRCIKERLHSDLQLCWLVDVMEIVDAEDAETLKDEITGMILAGTEYQEALAEGKRRLHEILRAEA
- a CDS encoding EhaF family protein, with translation MSLGRILNELANPKRIPRLFAFSLGLVLLVGFLVPLTLNENQLYPRPLPQEQINSKDPLAPYDRGGVPLKEPGNVKSQYPQFEVNLGKITAYLSPVAIALKGLTYYFGTSIYSSPGGLIDEILYYTRGLDTVLESSILMMAFTIASWVALNFTMRRRKP
- a CDS encoding respiratory chain complex I subunit 1 family protein yields the protein MNLMGNIIVNVTIAFLVGSLLLGFQRKVMARIQRRPGPPVIQHLLHTLKFYIKESSFPRTAAMPFYVAIAATLCGIWVSAVIVGPVLEGSLLLFFGIYALHKIVEHNAGSSSGSPYGKLSCVRAVFSAAAELPLFAVLAIIYLETRTMIISDIIGYQSIHGPLILELPLAAMMFFVLILSKAPYSPFSITKGKDIISGYETEHFGVLRGYLMISESIAWYMLLWIFLTVFIGSLSLPLYILGMVIITAVTAFINATTPMLNPNHSVAIQVLLAFVGIAGSIILMLVM
- a CDS encoding DUF2104 domain-containing protein, whose protein sequence is MYLVYTVSFIAGSVIGLLLSYRKYREPFVKEKIDPLALIVALVGWVVLVNAALAPFTPLLRTAGFFMVALVAGMRPGYGRYETVIGAAVAFIIWILAGTPGW
- a CDS encoding DUF788 domain-containing protein, with amino-acid sequence MNKLKAGSLTAMILSAGGIIYALIFNPPAWVVYGVAIFLIPVFILSVGILSMAEPEKDEADERVNEPFIGY
- a CDS encoding EhaE family protein, with translation MLETQIWFYAGAALVIIGSIATVTGPGVRDPIVRILNTEIPAVGVSLIFLTYNHTLALLTFIAATTIMTLVLLRAVIRLEEMGVEG
- a CDS encoding NADH-quinone oxidoreductase subunit B family protein; translated protein: MLDALKSILRKTSIHVCLVNTGGCNGCDIEVLALLSPRYDLEQYGIYVHQNPREADVILVTGAVTEQWREKLQRIYSKAPEPKIVVALGNCPISGDVFNQEGGSVYAPVSDFIPVDAEVPGCPPRPSEILEAILSVAPDAIAERGRKR
- a CDS encoding nickel-dependent hydrogenase large subunit, translating into MILPLGPMHPGYKEPIRLKVKTRGEKVLKAEIEYGYVHRGIERVMRNKTWQKAIYLSERVCGICSYIHTQTFAEAFEAISEVEAPPRAQFLRALTNELDRIQSHLIANSTYFKALDHETMFMYMLALREPVMDAIELLTGNRVNMGWNVVGGVRMDASEDHLSRIREIIVDLEREFDRYVEMFEHGPLIGLRSRDVGYMSQEEAEKARSVGPIGRASGIRYDFREDHPTYRDHLDFRTIWRDEGDNFARVMNRFDEVRVSIDLIKQIIDNIPSGPVRKKVDVKAGYGEWRNEAPRGEVAYMIETNGNLIKNISIRTPSIMNIDACAKYMLRDVATVADAIATYASADPCIACAERVVVLDENQGKREILL